CACGGTTCCTTCTTCATCCGCGGCCACCGTCCGCGGCACGGGAGGCGTTCACTGCGACTCGCCAAACCGGTTGGCGATGAGCTTCTGGATGTCCTGGAGGCACGCCGGGGCGTCCTCGCCTTTGCACGTCACCGTCACCTGCATGCCCTGCGCCGCCGCCAACATCAGCACGCCCATGATGGATTTGGCATTGGCCCGCTGACCCTCGCACTCGAGCGTCACGTCGCTCTTGTAGCGGTTGGCCACCTGGACCAGCTGCGCCGCGGCGCGCGCGTGCAACCCCAGGGCGTTGATGATCTCGAATGTCCCTTCGACCACGCTCGCCATTGCCGTCCCTGTTCGCTCGATGTCTTGCCCGAAGTTTCTACAAGAAAGCACCCGCCACGCAGGCCAGTCCCGCGGCGAGGTACAGCACCACGTAGCCGGGGACCCGCCGGGCCACCAGGACGTAGGATACCGCCCCCAGGGCCAGACAGCCCATGGATAGCAACGGGGCGAAGCGGCCCCCGGCGCTGAGCCCGAAGTCCACCGCCAGCCAGGCCGCCAGGCCCCCGGCGCACGCCGCCCCCACCGACCGCAGCTTCGCCCCCCGGCCCGGCAGGTTCGCCCGGGCCACCGCCTCCACCAGCCGGTCCCCCATGGACAGGCCCAGCACGTACAGCCGGGCCCGGAGCCAGAAGTGCACCAGGTTGTAGAGCACGAGGAAGAGCACCGCCGCCCACGCCGCCAGCACCGGCACCAGCGCCGCGCACACCGCTCCGGTGGCAGGTTTGAGCGACAACCAGAAGAAGCCGTCCCCCAGCGCCGCCAGCGGACCCATGAGCGCCGCCTTGAAGGCCACCACCTTGTCCGGCGTCTCCTCGCCCCGGGCGATGCGCTGCTCGTGGTGGAGCACGCCCCCCACGATGGCCGCCGCCACGTACGGGTGGGTGTTGAAGAAGACGAGGTGCC
Above is a window of Cystobacter fuscus DNA encoding:
- a CDS encoding PTS system mannose/fructose/sorbose family transporter subunit IID yields the protein MSTPALSLSWWVLLRVFMRSLFLQASWNPQGMQNLGLAYAVYPALERLYPEQRDLEAAVRRHLVFFNTHPYVAAAIVGGVLHHEQRIARGEETPDKVVAFKAALMGPLAALGDGFFWLSLKPATGAVCAALVPVLAAWAAVLFLVLYNLVHFWLRARLYVLGLSMGDRLVEAVARANLPGRGAKLRSVGAACAGGLAAWLAVDFGLSAGGRFAPLLSMGCLALGAVSYVLVARRVPGYVVLYLAAGLACVAGAFL
- a CDS encoding HPr family phosphocarrier protein, with translation MASVVEGTFEIINALGLHARAAAQLVQVANRYKSDVTLECEGQRANAKSIMGVLMLAAAQGMQVTVTCKGEDAPACLQDIQKLIANRFGESQ